A genomic window from Pagrus major chromosome 23, Pma_NU_1.0 includes:
- the ints1 gene encoding integrator complex subunit 1 isoform X2 — protein MNRPKPTTLRRPSAAKPSGHPPPGDFIALGSKSQGGEPKAPAVLLKPASTGLPADRKRETSSALPSSSGLSSLAKRPKLSTTPPVSALGRLADVAAVDKRAISPSIKEPSVVPIEVSPAVLLDEIEAAESEGNDDRIEGLLCGAVKQLKMNRAKPDITLYLSLMFLAKIKPNVFATEGIIEALCSLLRRDASINFKAKGNSLVSVLACNLLMAAYEEDENWPEIFVKVYIEDSLGERIWVDSSHCKNFVDNIQTAFGTKMPPKSMLLQADTGRTGGDLSAGSSPHPSTPDEDDSQTELLIAEEKLSPEDEGQVMPRYEELAESVEDYVLDVLRDQLNRRQPMDNVSRNLLRLLTATCGYKEARLMAVQRLEMWLQNPKLTRPAQDLLMSLCMNCNSHGADDMEVISNLIKIRLKPKVLLNHYMLCVRELLNAHRDNLATMVKLVIFNELSNARNPNNMQVLHTVLQHSPEQAPKFLAMVFQDLLTNKDDYLRASRALLREIIKQTKHEINFQSFCFGLMQERKESSYVDMEFKERFVIQVTDLLTVSMMLGITAQVKEAGIAWDKGEKKNLEGLRSFQNQIAAIQRDAVWWLHTVVPTISKVGAKDYVHCLHKVLFTEQPETYYKWDNWPPESDRNFFLRLCSEVPLLEDTLMRILVIGLSRDLPLGPADAMELADHLVKRAAGVQSDDLEVLKVERIQLIDAVLNLCTYHHPENIQLPAGYQPPNLAISTLYWKAWLLLLVVAAFNPQKIGLAAWDGYPTLKMLMEMVMTNNYTYPPCTVADEDTKTEMINRELQISQREKQEILAFESHLAAASTKQTITESNSLLLSQLTSLDPQGPPRRPPPQVQEQVKSLNQSLRLGHLLCRSRNPDFLLNIIQRQASSQSMPWLADLVQSSEGSLDVLPVQCLCEFLLHDAADDSLPIEDDDEGESKEQKAKKRQRQQKQRQLLGRLQDLLLGPKADEQTTCEVLDYFLRRLSSSQVASRVLAMKGLSLVLSEGGLKDGEERDQPMEEDSADAELLPGYQWLLQDLPKLPLFDSVRGMTSTALQQAIHMETDPQTISAYLIYLSQHAPVEEQASHNDLALDVARLIVERSTIMNSLFCKHSCRPESDAVLSAFLTIFSTYIRRMRKTKEGEDLYSWSESQDQVFLRWTTGETATMHILVVHAMVILLTLGPPKGESDFYNLLDIWFPDKKPLPTAFLVDTSEEALLLPDWLKLRMIRSEVARLVDAALQDLEPQQLLLFVQSFGIPVSSMSKLLQYLDQAVSHDPQSLEENIMDKHYMAHLVEVQHERGATGGHTFHSLLSSSLPPDRDSAETSKAKVTVETPHSSVKMRAASQLPAVGPDDDLTGMLLQIFPLKVDPRWPGPPPSQLSLALQQALAKELMRAKQGQIQQGGLAFRLLQAIAALLTSAHAGPIIMSMHRSHALSCPLMRQLHLYQRLVSQDMAFSSLFLKVIVEMLIWLDNPPVEAGPLKTLLRSFAGQNSQKLRHNDVRTGFLHLAEALAYHRDTEVPLRAIIAMLKAGDRCNAEPELIGKVLQGLMEVRSPYLEELLSLLMTVGTQNGTAGPVATVISLLLQESEERAVKKEVDSNNSEVTKSGLNSGLLVDWLEHLDPEVTSVCPDLQQKLLFALNKARGTPAYRPYLLALLTHQSNWSTLLQCISALLNKRRDYKLDPSSALDFLWACSHIPRIWQGRDQKISQKKTEKFVLRLSSEELISLVDLILSESELNSRDSPHDDKSSLDQASCSLIQSRLPLLHSYCNGALENIKKVSEYLINCTKKWEDSAMSKRCQNLLLQIYLHFPEVIQHITLPEGTFRSGGAAYGSSCKLDVLVHRLVTLLADIGDSKSTESRVSDANLACRKMAVSHPVLLLRHLPMIAGLLHGRMHLNMQEFRQQNHMTFFSNVLAILELLQPLVFHSDHQRALQDCLLSFMKVLQNFQRTRSPLVFINKFLQFTQKYITHDAAAAIPYLQKHSYILQVLCAENPDLVQLKSLLAGLTLPVKSSSAEVDADEREDDVATGSLPLVNISASVSLSAADMTMYLKKMSRGEAVEDVLEVLTEVDDKSRRSPEIIQYFINDLQRLMASSEELCRNMAFSLALRCIQNNPCLATDFLPTFMYCMGSGNFDVVQTALRNLPEYVLLCQEHADILLHKAFLVGIYGQIDTSSMIAESMKVLHMEAT, from the exons ATGAATCGCCCAAAGCCTACAACTCTCAGGCGCCCCAGTGCTGCAAAACCATCAG GTCACCCTCCACCAGGAGATTTCATTGCTCTCGGGTCAAAGAGCCAGGGTGGAGAGCCCAAAGCCCCCGCTGTCCTCCTGAAGCCAGCATCCACAGGTTTACCTGCTGACCGTAAGAGAGAGACTTCCTCTGCACTGCCCTCCTCATCTGGTCTGTCCAGCCTCGCCAAGCGGCCCAAACTATCCACCACCCCTCCTGTCAGTGCTCTGGGACGACTCGCTGATGTTGCAGCCGTGGACAAGAGGGCAATATCACCCTCAATAAAGGAGCCATCAGTGGTGCCTATTGAAG TGTCACCGGCAGTGCTGCTGGATGAGATCGAAGCTGCAGAGTCTGAAGGAAATGATGATCGCATCGAGGGACTGCTGTGTGGAGCAGTGAAACAACTCAAGATGAACCGAGCCAAGCCCGACATAACGCTGTACCTCAGCCTCATGTTCCTGGCCAAAATCAAGCCCAATGTTTTTGCAACTGAAGGAATTATTGAG GCCTTGTGCAGCCTCTTGCGTCGAGATGCTTCCATCAACTTTAAAGCAAAGGGGAACAGCCTCGTGTCTGTTCTCGCTTGCAATCTGCTGATGGCAGCCTACGAGGAGGACGAGAACTGGCCAGAGATCTTCGTTAAA GTGTACATCGAGGACTCTCTCGGAGAAAGAATCTGGGTGGACAGTTCTCATTGCAAAAATTTCGTTGACAACATCCAGACTGCTTTTGGGACAAAGATGCCACCTAAGAGCATGCTGCTGCAGGCCGACACTGGTCGCACTGGTGGAGATCTGAGTGCAG GTAGCAGCCCTCATCCTTCAACCCCGGACGAGGACGACAGCCAGACTGAATTGCTGATAGCTGAGGAGAAACTGAGCCCTGAGGATGAAGGGCAGGTCATGCCGAG GTATGAAGAACTGGCAGAGAGCGTGGAGGACTACGTGCTCGATGTCCTCAGAGATCAGCTGAACCGCAGGCAGCCGATGGACAACGTGTCCCGAAACTTACTGCGTCTGCTCACGGCTACGTGTGGCTACAAAGAGGCTCGACTCATGGCTGTGCAGAGGCTGGAGATGTGGCTCCAGAACCCGAAG CTGACTCGACCAGCTCAAGACCTCCTCATGTCTCTGTGCATGAACTGCAACTCCCACGGGGCAGACGACATGGAGGTGATCTCCAACCTGATCAAGATCCGACTCAAACCCAAAGTCCTCCTCAACCACTACATGCTGTGTGTCAG GGAGCTGCTCAATGCACACAGAGACAACCTGGCCACTATGGTGAAGCTGGTGATATTCAATGAGCTGTCCAATGCCAGGAATCCTAACAACATGCAAGTCCTgcacacagtgctgcagcacagcCCAGAGCAGGCGCCAAAG TTCTTGGCGATGGTGTTCCAGGACCTGCTGACCAATAAGGACGATTACCTCCGAGCCTCCCGAGCTTTGCTGAGAGAAATCATCAAACAGACCAAGCATGAGATTAACTTCCAGTCCTTCTGCTTCGGGTTAATGCAGGAGAGAAAGGAGTCCAGCTATGTTGACATGGAGTTCAAA GAGCGTTTTGTCATCCAGGTGACAGATTTGCTGACGGTCTCCATGATGTTGGGCATCACCGCTCAGGTCAAAGAAGCTGGCATTGCGTGGGataaaggagagaagaaga ATCTGGAGGGCCTGAGGTCGTTTCAGAACCAGATAGCTGCGATCCAGAGAGACGCTGTGTGGTGGCTTCACACCGTCGTTCCTACCATCAGCAAAGTTGGGGCAAAGGACTACGTTCACTG CCTTCACAAAGTGCTTTTCACCGAGCAACCGGAGACGTATTACAAGTGGGACAACTGGCCTCCAGAGAGCGACAGGAA TTTCTTCCTCCGCCTCTGCTCCGAGGTGCCTCTGTTGGAGGACACACTGATGCGCATTCTGGTCATCGGGCTGTCGCGTGATCTGCCGCTGGGCCCTGCCGATGCCATGGAGCTCGCGGATCACCTGGTTAAAAGGGCTGCTGGAGTTCAGTCTGACG atcTGGAGGTCCTGAAAGTGGAAAGGATCCAACTCATTGACGCGGTCCTCAATCTGTGTACATACCACCACCCAGAGAACATTCAGCTGCCTGCAGG GTACCAACCACCAAATTTGGCGATATCCACACTGTACTGGAAGgcatggctgctgctgcttgtggTGGCTGCGTTTAATCCACAGAAAATAG GTTTGGCTGCCTGGGATGGCTATCCTACTCTGAAAATGCTCATGGAGATGGTCATGACAAA TAACTATACCTACCCTCCGTGCACCGTTGCGGatgaagacacaaagacagagatgaTCAACAGGGAGCTGCAGATCtcccagagagagaaacaagagaTCCTGGCCTTTGAGAGCCACTTGGCAGCAGCCTCCACTAAACAGACCATCACAGAGAGCAACAGCTTGTTGTTGTCTCAGCTGACCAGCCTGGATCCACA gggTCCtcctcgtcgtcctcctcctcaggtccaGGAGCAGGTAAAAAGCCTCAACCAGTCTCTGCGTCTGGGACACCTCCTCTGCCGCAGCCGCAACCCAGACTTCCTCCTCAACATCATCCAGAGACAG GCTTCCTCTCAGTCCATGCCGTGGTTGGCTGATTTGGTCCAGTCCAGTGAAGGGTCCCTGGATGTGCTGCCAGTGCAGTGCCTGTGTGAATTCCTCCTGCATGATGCCGCAGACGACAGTCTGCCGATAGAGGATGACGACGAGGGAGAGAGCAAAGAGCAGAAAGCCAAGAAGAGACAA agacaacaaaagcaaagacagCTACTCGGACGGCTCCAGGATCTTTTGTTGGGTCCCAAGGCCGACGAACAGACAACATGTGAAGTGTTGGACTACTTTCTGCGTCGCCTTAGCTCTTCTCAGGTGGCATCGAGAGTGCTAGCCATGAAG gGTTTGTCATTGGTGCTCAGTGAAGGAGGCttgaaagatggagaggagcgCGACCAGCCCATGGAGGAAGACTCTGCAGATGCTGAGCTCTTGCCAGGGTATCAGTGGCTGCTCCAAGACCTCCCAAAGCTCCCGTTGTTTGACAGCGTCCGAGGCATGACGTCCACCGCTCTGCAGCAG GCTATTCACATGGAGACAGATCCGCAGACGATCAGCGCTTATCTCATCTacctatcccagcatgcaccagTGGAGGAGCAAGCTTCTCATAATGACCTGGCCCTG GATGTTGCCCGGCTAATCGTGGAGCGCTCCACCATCATGAACAGCCTGTTCTGCAAACACTCCTGCAGGCCCGAGTCCGACGCTGTGCTCAGTGCTTTCCTCACCATCTTCTCGACGTACatcaggaggatgaggaagaccAAAGAGGGAGAGGATCTTTACAGCTGG tcAGAATCTCAGGACCAAGTGTTTCTGCGTTGGACAACAGGAGAGACTGCTACGATGCACATTCTCGTCGTCCATGCCATGGTTATCCTGCTGACTCTGGGGCCACCCAAAG GAGAGAGTGATTTCTACAATCTCTTGGACATTTGGTTTCCCGACAAGAAGCCTCTCCCCACTGCCTTCCTGGTCGACACCTCAGAAGAGGCCCTTCTGCTTCCCGATTGGTTGAAACTGAGGATGATCCGATCAGAGGTTGCTCGATTGGTTGATGCAG CTTTACAAGACCTGGAGccccagcagctgctgctgtttgtacaGTCCTTTGGCATTCCAGTATCCAGCATGAGTAAACTGCTGCAGTACCTGGACCAGGCCGTCTCTCATGATCCACAGTCGCTGGAAGAGAACATCATGGATAAGC ACTACATGGCCCACCTGGTTGAAGTGCAGCATGAGCGAGGTGCCACTGGGGGGCACACTTTCCATTCATTACTgagctcctctcttcctccagaTAGAG ATTCTGCTGAAACAAGTAAGGCCAAAGTTACCGTGGAAACGCCCCACAGCTCTGTGAAGATGAGAGCAGCCAGTCAGCTTCCTGCAGTCGGGCCTGATGATGATCTCACCGGCATGTTGCTTCAG ATATTCCCCTTAAAGGTGGACCCTCGCTGGCCTGGCCCTCCTCCCAGCCAGCTCTCTCTGGCTTTACAGCAGGCCCTGGCTAAAGAGCTGATGCGGGCCAAGCAAGGCCAGATTCAGCAGGGTGGGTTAGCATTTCGGCTACTGCAGGCTATTGCAGCCCTGCTCACCTCTGCTCATGCAGGGCCTATTATCATGTCAATGCACCGCAGCCATgccctctcctgtcctctcatGCGCCAGCTTCACCTCTACCAG CGTCTCGTGTCCCAGGACATGGCTTTCTCCTCGCTATTCCTCAAGGTCATTGTTGAGATGTTAATCTGGTTAGACAACCCACCTGTGGAGGCAGGACCACTGAAGACTCTGCTCAGATCCTTCGCTGGTCAGAACTCTCAAAAACTCAGACACAATGATG TGCGTACAGGTTTCCTCCACCTGGCTGAGGCTTTGGCTTATCACAGAGATACCGAAGTGCCACTGAGAGCCATCATTGCAATGCTGAAAGCTGGAGACAGATGTAATGCAGAACCCGAGCTCATTGGAAAAG TGTTACAGGGGCTGATGGAGGTGAGGTCACCGTATTTGGAGGAGCTGCTGTCTCTGTTGATGACTGTTGGTACGCAGAACGGCACAGCTGGCCCCGTTGCCACGGTGATTTCCCTGCTGCTTCAGGAAAGTGAGGAGCGTGCTGTGAAAAAGGAAGTGGATTCTAACAA CTCCGAGGTGACAAAGTCCGGACTAAACTCTGGGCTGCTGGTTGATTGGCTGGAGCATCTCGACCCTGAGGTCACTTCTGTGTGTCCAGACCTTCAGCAGAAACTGCTGTTCGCCCTCAACAAG GCGCGAGGAACTCCTGCCTACAGACCTTATCTCTTGGCCTTACTGACGCATCAGTCAAACTGGTCCACCCTCCTGCAGTGCATCAGTGCTCTTCTCAACAAGCGCAGAGACTACAA gCTTGACCCATCATCAGCTCTGGATTTCTTGTGGGCGTGCAGCCACATCCCACGCATCTGGCAAGGACGCGACCAGAAGATCAGCCAA AAGAAAACTGAGAAGTTTGTGCTCCGGCTTAGCTCGGAGGAGCTCATCAGCCTGGTCGACCTGATCTTGTCAGAGTCAGAGCTCAACAGTCGCGACTCACCCCACGATGACAAGAGCAGCTTGGACCAGGCGTCCTGCTCCCTCATCCAGTCCAGGCTGCCCCTCCTTCACTCCTACTGCAACGGAGCTCTAGAAAACATCAAGAAAGTCTCAGAGTATCTCATCAACTGCACAAAGAAATGGGAGGACAG TGCGATGAGCAAGCGGTGCCAGAACTTGCTGCTGCAGATCTACCTGCACTTCCCTGAGGTCATTCAGCACATTACCCTGCCTGAAGGCACCTTCAGGAGTGGGGGGGCTGCATACGGCAGCAGCTGCAAG CTTGATGTCCTGGTGCATCGCCTCGTCACACTGCTGGCTGATATCGGAGACTCAAAGTCTACAGAGAGCCGTGTGTCTGATGCGAACCTCGCCTGTCGGAAGATGGCTGTGTCGCACCCTGTCCTTTTGCTCAG aCACCTGCCTATGATTGCAGGTCTCTTGCACGGTCGCATGCACCTGAACATGCAGGAGTTTCGACAGCAAAACCACATGACCTTCTTCAGCAATGTGCTTGCCATCCTGGAGCTACTGCAGCCTCTTGTTTTCCACAGcgaccaccagagggcgcttCAGGACTGCCTTCTGTCCTTCATGAAGGTCCTTCAG AACTTTCAGAGGACTCGCTCTCCGTTGGTCTTCATCAACAAGTTTTTGCAGTTTACACAGAAGTACATCACCCACGATGCAGCAGCTGCCATTCCCTATCTACAGAAGCACTCTTACATCTTGCA GGTTTTGTGTGCAGAAAACCCAGACCTGGTTCAACTAAAATCTCTGCTTGCTGGACTCACTTTGCCTGTGAAAAGTTCTTCTGCAGAGGTTGACGCAGACGAGAGAGAAG ACGATGTGGCCACTGGTTCCCTGCCCCTCGTCAACATATCTGCCTCTGTTTCACTGAGTGCAGCCGACATGACAATGTACCTGAAAAAGATGTCACGAGGAGAAGCAGTCGAGG ATGTGTTGGAAGTGTTGACAGAGGTGGATGACAAGTCAAGGAGGAGCCCAGAGATCATACAGTACTTCATT AACGATCTGCAGAGACTCATGGCGTCGTCCGAGGAGCTTTGTCGTAACATGGCCTTCAGTCTGGCTCTGCGCTGCATCCAGAATAATCCCTG cctgGCAACAGACTTCCTGCCTACATTCATGTACTGTATGGGCAGCGGCAACTTCGACGTTGTGCAGACTGCTCTCAGGAATCTTCCAGAATACGTGCTTCTCTGTCAAG aACACGCAGACATCCTGCTCCACAAGGCGTTTTTAGTGGGTATCTACGGACAAATCGACACCAGTTCAATGATCGCGGAGTCCATGAAGGTCCTTCACATGGAGGCAACGTAA